In Torulaspora globosa chromosome 1, complete sequence, a genomic segment contains:
- the PAH1 gene encoding phosphatidate phosphatase PAH1 (ancestral locus Anc_2.345), with translation MQYFGRAIDTVSKTWSSINPATLSGAIDVIVIDHPDGTLACSPFHVRFGKFQILKPSQKKVEVIVNGKSTNIPMKLGDSGEAYFVFETTSDLDGIPQDLLSSPIVSATSSPSQSPHSNNMYLDSDSATEAGNTRPFQGDHKVLEEPDFLDINDTGTTDEQQISPNISNSSSPTPVSKTKTFQEKLNKRLTQIHIPSKLDNNGDLLLDIEGYKPNKDKVHDADNQLKQLLQDELGGDLDISKFLKEDDKGNVRIVNPYEHTHLAPADSPPFTSDESGSNLDSRPDTSDSLTAASDAESQNESKHEIEGSSGNHYIKTLRLSSDQLKCLDLKYGENDLMFSVDQGRASVTSKLFVWRWDVPIVISDIDGTITKSDALGHVMTMFGKDWTHSGVAKLFTEIARNNYNIMYLTARSTGQADSTRSYLRSILQDGNRLPSGPVILSPDRTMAALRREVILKKPEVFKIACLNDIRSLYFRAPQKTSKDYHSDGAEERKIHEDENVVEDPDERPTPFFAGFGNRITDALSYRTVGIPSSRIFTINPDGEVHMELLELAGYKSSYVFINELVDHFFPPVILDNDDLGSITSMTPGSPANNTLDMDSNCDSNILLRKKQEKKFTDVYFWRDPILDINDLSDISHSDEEKDNGALPMKSQRFSPNNKAKDALLKTDDHERFAKNVKSRSLSKEEQESFLARNNAQEETYARNFSTPKKNPRPSSKEELGRQIYLELGSPLTSPKLSHIDVQDIDSHLKNFSITRPTHPIAGVSKVNVMEDGHQPGDINSPTSGRSLNQADDLDDDIDSMDDEFDEDEFID, from the coding sequence CAGATACTGAAACCGTCACAGAAGAAAGTAGAGGTGATCGTGAACGGGAAGTCTACAAATATACCGATGAAACTTGGTGATTCCGGAGAAGCATATTTTGTGTTTGAGACTACGTCAGATCTTGATGGTATACCCCAGGATTTATTGTCTTCACCGATAGTCAGTGCGACGAGTAGTCCATCTCAATCCCCACACTCCAACAACATGTATTTGGATAGTGACAGTGCAACCGAAGCAGGCAACACTCGTCCATTTCAAGGGGACCACAAAGTCCTTGAAGAGCCTGATTTCCTCGATATCAATGATACAGGAACCACCGATGAGCAGCAAATCTCTCCAAACATTAGTAATAGTTCTAGTCCCACGCCTGTCTCGAAAACGAAGACGTTTCAAGAGAAGTTGAACAAACGGTTAACTCAGATTCATATTCCCAGTAAACTGGACAATAATGGTGACTTGCTCCTAGATATAGAAGGATACAAGCCGAACAAAGACAAGGTACACGATGCTGACAATCAGCTTAAACAACTACTGCAAGACGAGCTAGGTGGCGATTTGGATATTTCAAAGTTTTTAAAGGAGGATGACAAAGGAAATGTGCGAATTGTGAATCCGTATGAACATACCCATCTAGCTCCTGCAGATTCTCCTCCATTCACATCGGATGAATCAGGGTCTAATTTAGATTCCAGGCCTGACACGTCAGATTCGCTAACGGCTGCATCAGACGCCGAGAGCCAAAACGAATCTAAACATGAGATTGAAGGCTCTTCTGGAAATCATTACATCAAGACCTTGAGGTTGTCAAGCGACCAGCTCAAATGCCTGGACTTGAAATATGGTGAGAACGATCTTATGTTTTCAGTGGATCAAGGTAGGGCGTCAGTGACATCAAAGTTATTTGTATGGCGGTGGGATGTTCCCATAGTGATCAGCGACATTGATGGTACGATCACAAAGTCAGATGCGCTAGGTCATGTCATGACGATGTTTGGGAAAGATTGGACCCATTCGGGCGTAGCCAAGCTCTTCACGGAAATAGCACGCAACAATTACAATATCATGTATTTGACCGCTAGAAGTACCGGTCAGGCTGATTCGACTAGGAGCTACTTGCGGTCAATTTTGCAGGACGGGAACAGGCTTCCCTCTGGGCCTGTCATACTGTCGCCGGATCGCACCATGGCTGCTCTTAGACGCGAGgtgatcttgaagaaacctgaagtcttcaagattgCCTGTCTTAACGATATCAGGTCGCTTTATTTCAGAGCTCCCCAGAAGACTTCCAAGGACTACCATTCTGACGGAGCCGAGGAGAGGAAAATAcatgaagatgaaaatgTGGTGGAAGACCCTGACGAGAGACCCACTCCTTTTTTCGCAGGTTTTGGAAACAGAATTACTGATGCTCTTTCCTACAGGACGGTTGGAATCCCTAGCTCTAGAATCTTTACAATCAATCCGGACGGAGAGGTCCACATGGAACTGCTCGAACTGGCAGGATATAAGAGTTCTTAcgttttcatcaatgaacTTGTTGACCATTTTTTCCCGCCTGTGATTTTGGACAACGATGACCTTGGCAGCATAACATCAATGACCCCGGGATCTCCGGCGAACAATACTCTGGACATGGACAGCAATTGTGACAGTAATATTCTGCTGCggaagaagcaggaaaagaagTTCACAGACGTTTATTTTTGGAGAGATCCAATCCTCGACATCAACGACCTTTCCGATATAAGTCATAGCGATGAGGAAAAAGACAATGGCGCTTTACCAATGAAATCTCAGAGATTTTCTCCCAATAACAAGGCCAAGGATGCACTATTGAAGACAGATGACCATGAAAGGTTCGCGAAAAACGTCAAATCGAGGAGCCTGTCCAAGGAGGAGCAAGAGTCGTTTCTCGCACGAAACAATGCGCAAGAAGAAACATACGCTAGAAACTTTTCAACCCCGAAGAAAAACCCCCGGCCATCAAGCAAGGAAGAGCTGGGGAGACAGATATACCTGGAGCTAGGCTCGCCCCTGACTTCTCCGAAACTGAGCCACATAGATGTGCAAGATATCGATAgccatttgaagaatttctcGATCACAAGGCCTACGCACCCGATTGCCGGAGTCTCCAAGGTAAATGTCATGGAAGATGGGCATCAACCCGGCGACATCAACAGTCCCACTTCTGGACGGAGTTTAAATCAGGCAGATGATCTCGACGACGATATCGACAGTATGGACGACGAATTTGACGAGGATGAATTTATAGATTAA
- the MSS11 gene encoding Mss11p (ancestral locus Anc_2.346): protein MVQVKREKKRMVSDAMAKNSRQLLNAHIYNYLIENKRYETARQFLLEADVPLSEERSDEEAGYSQARQNARLEAGVDLLPASMMMDCADTFLHEWWECFNCLQKYVDSTPLEDLKEDSRHREPIVPLVPLNPNAFGNMGSRNTTASRVPGSMNANQFPQQVRAGMTTNPSPNMPFNGQYTNFESNQSMPVNAYPQDSMPFTMQQQPPQTQQYPGQFPQQLQR, encoded by the coding sequence ATGGTTCAGGTCAAGAGGGAGAAAAAGAGGATGGTCTCTGATGCCATGGCCAAAAATTCAAGACAGCTGTTGAATGCTCACATATATAATTATTTGATCGAGAATAAAAGATATGAGACCGCTAGACAATTTTTACTGGAAGCAGATGTGCCATTGTCAGAAGAGAGGAGCGATGAGGAAGCCGGATACTCACAAGCACGACAAAATGCTAGACTGGAGGCAGGGGTAGATTTGCTGCCTGCTAGTATGATGATGGACTGTGCTGATACTTTCCTTCATGAGTGGTGGGAATGTTTTAATTGTTTACAGAAATATGTGGATAGTACGCCGCTAGAGGATCTAAAAGAAGACAGCAGGCATCGCGAACCGATTGTGCCGCTGGTGCCGCTTAATCCAAATGCATTTGGCAATATGGGGTCGAGAAACACGACTGCATCGCGGGTCCCGGGGAGTATGAACGCGAACCAATTTCCGCAGCAGGTTCGAGCTGGCATGACGACGAATCCGAGCCCAAACATGCCGTTTAATGGCCAGTATACGAATTTCGAGTCAAACCAGAGTATGCCGGTTAACGCTTATCCGCAGGATAGCATGCCGTTTACGATGCAACAGCAGCCCCCACAAACACAGCAGTATCCAGGTCAGTTCCCGCAACAGCTGCAGAGGTAA